The Stygiolobus azoricus genome window below encodes:
- the nucS gene encoding endonuclease NucS has protein sequence MYEVLLNPNFEETKYFIERNLSKSLITILAECEILYEGRAFSKASSSRRLIIVKADGSVIVHESTKREPINWQPPGSRIEVSIESEVFKIKAIRKRPKEKLEILVSRVFFITSSVVEEGDFMLVGSEKDEVDLVISKPELIEEGFKPLQREYSTPYGKIDLLGKDNKGNYVVLEFKRAKATLQAVSQLYRYVMYFRERGQLVRGILVAPGISENALNLLRRLVLEYVDLRSIIDFTNNGRHTVTLSNSKGNQAQEIGQRGL, from the coding sequence GTGTATGAGGTATTACTAAATCCTAATTTTGAGGAGACAAAGTATTTTATTGAGAGAAATCTTAGCAAGTCACTAATTACGATTCTAGCAGAATGCGAAATATTATATGAGGGTAGAGCTTTTTCCAAAGCTTCCTCATCGAGAAGGCTTATTATAGTTAAGGCTGATGGAAGCGTTATTGTTCACGAGAGTACTAAAAGAGAACCAATTAATTGGCAGCCACCTGGCTCGAGAATAGAGGTAAGTATAGAAAGCGAAGTCTTCAAAATTAAGGCTATAAGGAAGAGACCGAAGGAAAAACTCGAGATTCTAGTGTCTAGAGTATTCTTTATAACCTCTTCTGTAGTAGAAGAAGGGGACTTCATGCTGGTGGGAAGTGAAAAAGACGAAGTGGACTTGGTAATTTCAAAACCTGAGCTAATTGAGGAGGGATTTAAACCTTTACAAAGAGAATATAGTACACCTTACGGTAAGATAGACTTGTTGGGTAAAGATAATAAAGGCAATTATGTTGTACTAGAATTTAAACGTGCTAAGGCAACTCTACAAGCTGTGTCACAGCTTTATCGATATGTGATGTATTTTCGAGAAAGAGGTCAATTAGTAAGGGGAATTCTTGTAGCTCCAGGAATTAGTGAAAACGCTTTAAACTTACTTAGACGTCTTGTATTAGAATATGTTGATCTACGTAGTATTATTGACTTTACCAATAATGGCAGACATACTGTTACTTTATCAAATAGTAAAGGAAATCAAGCTCAAGAGATCGGTCAGAGGGGACTTTAA